In Centropristis striata isolate RG_2023a ecotype Rhode Island chromosome 15, C.striata_1.0, whole genome shotgun sequence, a genomic segment contains:
- the si:ch211-284e13.4 gene encoding insulin receptor substrate 1-B: MENQAAEPQNYEDVQKSGYLRKHKSMHRRFFVLRAASEHGPARLEYYENEKKFRSKSPVPKKVLNLETCFNINKRADSKNKHMIVLYTRSESFAIAADSEEVQNEWYQAMLDLQCNCKTPEDYGSSGECSSPSPVPTFKEVWQVKVWPKGLGHARNLVGIYRLCLTDKTVNFVKLNSDVAAVVLQLMNVRRCGHSENFFFIEVGRSAITGPGEFWMQVDDSVVAQNMHETLLEAMKALSEEFRQRSKSQSVGTSCGGGTASNPISVPSRRHHPNLPPSQVGFSRRARTETPGTGGSSTSTSPTSRHGFPRARTASIGARSEEGGASAKGTWASSSPSLNGSCSTTPTLRPKPTRAPTPAKITLSLARYTPNPAPSPAPSLSSSSGHGSECGLVGAAVGGMMICSYPRVSQRVSVSGSPSDYGSSDEYGSSPGEHSLLVPSLSGHHVHGEGASSYIVMGQREGLLGSHHRSKGRRILRRSSSRESEAERRLLSKRASLPLAAHERLAPHRKDEDDEDDEEYAIMSQSVNRERADLHHGSGGLAVGGGQLDTGGKNRKRAEKSRREVEGGPAVDSGYMSMLPGVTSPPVSLSLSIGMSETSAKPGADDEYMAMTPNNSVSPPQHIRQPSTEGYMVMSPNSSSSTDLHGLGMWDSRASMESRAASDYMNISPVCSRSACSTPPSHPEQHQLQPKMFNSYFSLPRAYQHTLYSRFEDDLNKGEGKKDSSGLDGAGRGGGVGYSKRNKIAAGSAGGCQLSMSSSSFSSSSASSESLEDKSISVGRGLSLVRTGAEYKFAGSSAKDGRHHQKRGSTSKSPKQQRRGRPLSVSSDITKANTLPRVKENLMPSVSQNVGEYVSIVYKEDNKYSGGQRSGSQRGQPVIHGTLRPLNQPLLCHDNPANLPRSFSAPLSTSAEYVSMDLGKSSTPRTPLRSTFSTPQGSPAAAPKARHEHSTSSPLAAEGNAGYRKVKMAVMPIDSPAPGSDPSISVRPAIHSGQPLSLEQETGLGFSPVKSFQSPERSSRSVRGDQQQGRQSLHPETFNSPPSLPRHPPSSTSIFPEGSQAASHRHGLDCSPWENRQAASLSATPPPQASTSSAEQGLNYIDLDLAIKESPQAGVERPSAAYNIGGSAIGSSAGSSLNTYASIDFYKSEELRAHQNSRKDGQDC, encoded by the exons ATGGAGAACCAAGCAGCCGAGCCACAGAACTATGAAGACGTACAGAAAAGCGGCTATCTCCGCAAGCATAAATCAATGCACCGGCGGTTCTTCGTGCTGAGGGCGGCCTCGGAGCATGGTCCCGCTCGACTCGAGTATTACGAGAACGAGAAGAAATTCCGCAGTAAATCACCTGTGCCCAAGAAAGTCCTGAACCTGGAGACTTGCTTCAACATCAACAAGCGGGCAGATTCCAAGAACAAGCACATGATAGTGCTTTATACCCGCAGCGAGAGCTTTGCCATCGCTGCAGATAGCGAGGAGGTCCAGAACGAGTGGTACCAGGCGATGCTGGACCTCCAGTGCAACT GTAAAACTCCTGAAGACTATGGCAGTAGTGGAGAGTGTAGCTCTCCGTCTCCTGTTCCAACCTTCAAGGAAGTCTGGCAGGTCAAGGTTTGGCCCAAAGGTCTTGGACATGCCAGGAACTTAGTGGGCATCTACCGGCTGTGCCTGACTGACAAGACGGTCAACTTCGTCAAGCTCAACTCTGATGTGGCGGCTGTGGTGTTGCAGCTGATGAACGTCCGCAGGTGCGGTCATTCTGAGAATTTTTTCTTCATCGAGGTGGGCCGCTCTGCCATCACCGGTCCTGGAGAGTTCTGGATGCAGGTGGATGACTCTGTGGTGGCTCAGAACATGCACGAGACCCTGCTGGAGGCCATGAAGGCGCTGAGCGAGGAGTTCCGTCAACGCAGTAAGTCTCAGTCCGTGGGGACGTCATGCGGAGGGGGCACCGCCTCCAACCCCATCAGTGTCCCGAGCCGTAGGCATCACCCCAATCTGCCGCCGAGCCAGGTGGGCTTCTCCAGAAGAGCCCGCACGGAGACCCCCGGAACAGGAGGCAGCAGCACGAGCACCTCACCTACATCACGCCACGGGTTCCCGAGGGCGAGGACTGCCAGCATCGGGGCCAGGTCCGAGGAGGGCGGAGCGAGCGCCAAAGGGACGTGGGCGAGCTCCAGCCCGAGTCTTAACGGCTCCTGCTCAACCACACCGACACTGAGGCCTAAACCCACCAGGGCCCCCACTCCTGCAAAGATAACCCTAAGCCTTGCACGTTACACGCCTAACCCTGCACCCTCTCCTGCGCCGAGTCTGTCCTCCAGCTCGGGTCACGGCTCCGAGTGCGGCCTAGTGGGAGCAGCAGTGGGGGGCATGATGATCTGCTCCTACCCTCGTGTTTCTCAGAGAGTCTCTGTTTCAGGTTCACCGAGTGACTACGGCTCCTCCGATGAATATGGCTCCAGTCCTGGGGAACACTCGCTGCTCGTCCCCAGTCTGTCTGGACACCACGTACACGGCGAAGGCGCCTCCAGCTACATCGTGATGGGACAGCGGGAGGGTCTCCTTGGCTCCCATCACCGATCTAAAGGCCGCCGGATCTTGCGGCGCTCATCCAGCAGGGAGTCTGAGGCAGAGCGCAGACTACTAAGTAAGAGGGCGTCCCTGCCTTTGGCGGCCCACGAACGACTTGCCCCGCACAGGAAAGACGAAGATGATGAAGACGATGAAGAATACGCCATCATGTCGCAGAGTGTGAACCGAGAGAGAGCTGATTTGCACCACGGTTCAGGGGGCTTGGCGGTTGGAGGTGGGCAGCTTGACACCGGAGGGAAAAATAGGAAGAGGGCTGAGAAAAGCAGGCGAGAAGTGGAAGGTGGACCTGCCGTGGACAGTGGCTACATGTCAATGCTGCCTGGAGTCACGTCTCCTCCcgtttcactctctctctccatagGCATGTCAGAAACCAGCGCTAAACCTGGAGCAGATGACGAGTACATGGCCATGACCCCCAACAACAGCGTGTCACCCCCTCAGCACATCCGCCAGCCCAGCACAGAGGGCTACATGGTCATGTCtcccaacagcagcagctccacagaCCTGCACGGTCTGGGCATGTGGGACAGCAGGGCCAGCATGGAGAGCCGGGCCGCCAGCGACTACATGAACATCTCACCGGTCTGCAGCCGCTCCGCCTGCAGCACGCCGCCTTCCCACCCCGAACAGCACCAACTGCAACCAAAAATGTTCAATTCCTATTTCTCCCTGCCGAGAGCTTATCAACACACGCTCTATAGTCGCTTTGAGGACGACTTAAATAAAGGGGAAGGAAAAAAGGACAGCAGCGGGCTTGATGGTGCTGGAAGGGGAGGGGGAGTGGGATACAGCAAGAGAAACAAAATTGCAGCGGGCTCTGCAGGAGGCTGTCAGCTCTCCAtgtcttcctcttccttctcctccagcTCAGCCAGCAGCGAGAGCCTGGAAGACAAGTCCATATCGGTGGGCAGAGGGTTAAGTTTAGTAAGGACTGGAGCTGAGTACAAGTTTGCGGGTTCGTCCGCAAAAGACGGGCGTCACCATCAAAAGCGTGGGTCGACCAGTAAGAGCCCAAAGCAACAAAGGAGGGGTCGTCCCCTCAGCGTGTCTTCGGACATCACTAAAGCAAACACCCTGCCCCGGGTGAAGGAGAACCTAATGCCATCTGTGTCTCAAAACGTCGGTGAGTATGTCAGTATTGTGTACAAGGAGGACAATAAGTACAGCGGAGGACAACGTTCTGGCTCTCAGCGTGGACAACCTGTGATCCATGGAACCCTCCGGCCTTTGAATCAACCCCTCCTCTGCCACGATAATCCTGCTAACCTCCCCCGCAGCTTCTCAGCTCCATTGTCCACCTCCGCTGAGTACGTCAGCATGGATTTAGGGAAGTCCTCGACACCCCGGACTCCCCTTCGATCCACGTTCAGCACCCCACAGGGCTCACCAGCTGCCGCCCCCAAGGCCCGACATGAACACAGCACGTCCTCTCCTCTGGCAGCAGAGGGCAACGCCGGGTACAGAAAAGTAAAGATGGCGGTGATGCCAATAGACAGCCCTGCTCCCGGTTCAGATCCCAGCATTTCAGTTAGACCTGCCATCCATTCTGGTCAACCCTTGTCTTTGGAGCAAGAGACAGGGTTGGGTTTCTCCCCGGTCAAGTCCTTCCAGTCTCCCGAGCGGAGCAGCAGATCGGTCCGAGGTGACCAGCAGCAGGGGCGGCAGAGCCTCCACCCAGAGACGTTTaactcccctccctccctaccGCGCCACCCACCATCTTCTACCTCCATCTTCCCGGAGGGCAGCCAGGCGGCCAGCCATCGGCATGGTTTGGATTGCTCGCCGTGGGAGAACAGGCAGGCAGCTAGTTTATCTGCCACACCTCCACCACAAGCCTCCACCTCATCTGCTGAACAGGGCCTTAACTATATTGACCTTGACCTGGCCATTAAGGAGAGCCCTCAAGCTGGAGTGGAGCGCCCCTCTGCCGCCTACAACATTGGGGGAAGCGCCATTGGCAGCAGCGCCGGCTCCAGCCTCAATACTTACGCCAGTATTGATTTCTATAAGTCAGAAGAATTGAGAGCACACCAGAACAGTAGAAAGGATGGTCAAG